One genomic window of Misgurnus anguillicaudatus chromosome 12, ASM2758022v2, whole genome shotgun sequence includes the following:
- the LOC129445886 gene encoding olfactory receptor 1L4-like — MQSARDELPNNSLIHPPGFYIVGLTSMAYNNIYVIFLSVVYLFTVIFNVFLITIIFYDRRLHVPKFMAICNLSVVDLMLSTSLVPGMIKIYLFLDNFIPFKLCLVQMFTYYAILGLESISLCVLAYDRLIAICFPLRQESLNTNTKMAYIICGIWVFGIGIALYGPISMTQLSFCGSVRVNSYFCDFAPVFRLACNDTSRQWGFATSTTIILVFLPFSFIFLTYTCILITVFRMKSIQSRYKALATCTEHLILVALFFFPVMVVFNLGFFGFVINPNVRVVVLSMTSCLTPCVNPIVYSLKTKEIRSRVYSLFTQRRSVQPLKM, encoded by the coding sequence ATGCAGAGCGCCCGGGACGAGCTCCCTAACAATTCCCTTATTCATCCTCCAGGCTTTTATATTGTCGGTCTTACCTCTATGGCTTACAACAACATCTATGTCATTTTCCTTTCAGTAGTTTATTTGTTTACAGtcattttcaatgtttttcTCATCACCATTATTTTCTATGACCGTCGTCTACATGTTCCGAAATTCATGGCTATTTGTAACCTGTCAGTGGTTGATCTTATGCTCAGCACGTCTCTTGTGCCCGGCATGATAAAGATTTACCTTTTTCTGGACAATTTTATACCGTTCAAATTGTGCCTTGTTCAAATGTTCACCTACTATGCTATTTTAGGCCTCGAGTCCATTTCTCTATGTGTTCTGGCTTATGATAGGCTGATTGCGATCTGTTTTCCTTTGAGACAGGAGTCtttaaacacaaacaccaaaATGGCCTATATCATTTGTGGGATTTGGGTTTTTGGCATTGGTATTGCACTGTATGGTCCTATATCCATGACACAATTATCATTTTGTGGCTCTGTTAGAGTCAACAGCTATTTCTGTGATTTTGCTCCTGTTTTCAGGCTCGCCTGCAACGATACGTCACGCCAATGGGGTTTTGCCACCAGCACAACTATAATCCTTGTGTTTCTCCCTTTCAGTTTTATTTTCTTGACATATACATGTATACTGATCactgtattcagaatgaaaagCATCCAGAGCAGATATAAGGCACTGGCTACGTGCACAGAACATCTTATATTAGTGGCATTGTTTTTTTTCCCTGTGATGGTTGTTTTCAATCTTGGATTTTTTGGATTTGTTATAAACCCCAATGTAAGGGTGGTGGTCCTGTCCATGACTTCATGTCTTACGCCCTGTGTGAATCCTATTGTCTATTCTCTGAAAACTAAAGAGATTAGAAGCAGAGTTTATTCTTTGTTTACTCAGAGACGGTCTGTTCAACCCctaaaaatgtaa